In one window of Lewinella sp. 4G2 DNA:
- a CDS encoding sedoheptulose 7-phosphate cyclase — MVELLRQADAFSEGFSHSSSAAGLGVESVSALRQLKTVYAMPVGKLFTLLTRLAANLTPTELLTWERFAADVRTGPNGQNALKKLLLKGGKREFYEQLFSRLEEEDPHAIYPTSSYRNSSGQVTYEGDGQRIEAVMSTSAMTEILITEDVLNFESDVLLKLYQPLGRCVSVVDANVEEHYGEEINAYFAYHGIKLTKLVYRAMEVDKGIRMVELLLGDFKNAGVSREEPVLVVGGGVLADTAGLACALYHRNTPYVMLATSIVAGIDAGPSPRTCCDGHGYKNLFGAYHAPVMTITDRTFFRSLRKGWMRHGVAEIIKMAVVKDLALFELLEETGFALVDTHFGADTNSADLKERGNRVLSAAMRSYVEAEYGNLYETHQCRPHAYGHTWSPGFEIPSGMLHGHAVGCGMGFGAYLSYLQGWITAEERDRIMRLISNFELSLWHPVLEESDLIFEAQERVTQKRGGNLAAPLPKGGIGTCGYLNELTREDLASALADYQQLCELFPRQGLGVEAHCHEVGLENPSVTGHFEPIKKPAIATVS, encoded by the coding sequence TTGGTCGAGCTGCTTCGCCAGGCCGATGCCTTTTCTGAGGGCTTCTCTCACAGCAGTAGCGCTGCCGGTCTCGGCGTTGAATCCGTATCCGCGCTGCGGCAACTGAAGACGGTCTACGCGATGCCCGTAGGCAAGTTGTTTACGCTACTCACCAGGCTTGCGGCCAACCTGACACCCACCGAGCTACTCACGTGGGAACGGTTCGCCGCTGACGTGCGAACGGGACCAAACGGCCAAAATGCCCTTAAGAAGCTATTGCTGAAAGGGGGGAAGCGGGAGTTCTACGAGCAACTTTTCTCCCGGCTGGAAGAGGAGGATCCACACGCGATCTACCCCACCTCGAGCTACCGTAATTCTTCGGGTCAGGTCACCTACGAAGGCGACGGGCAGCGCATCGAAGCCGTGATGTCGACGTCAGCCATGACCGAAATCCTCATCACCGAGGACGTACTGAACTTCGAGAGTGACGTACTGCTGAAGCTTTACCAACCACTGGGCCGCTGCGTGAGCGTCGTCGATGCCAATGTGGAAGAGCACTACGGTGAGGAGATTAACGCTTACTTTGCTTACCACGGGATCAAACTGACCAAGCTGGTGTACCGCGCCATGGAAGTGGATAAGGGCATCAGAATGGTCGAACTACTCCTCGGTGATTTCAAGAATGCCGGTGTATCCCGCGAGGAGCCGGTCCTGGTAGTCGGAGGTGGAGTACTGGCGGATACCGCCGGCCTGGCCTGCGCCCTGTACCACCGAAATACCCCCTACGTGATGCTGGCCACCTCAATTGTTGCTGGAATTGATGCCGGGCCTTCCCCCCGTACCTGCTGCGACGGGCACGGCTACAAAAACCTGTTCGGCGCTTACCACGCGCCCGTGATGACCATCACGGACCGGACCTTCTTCCGCTCCTTGCGCAAGGGGTGGATGCGGCACGGCGTCGCCGAGATCATTAAGATGGCCGTCGTAAAGGACCTGGCCCTATTTGAATTGCTGGAGGAAACCGGCTTCGCGCTGGTGGATACCCACTTTGGCGCGGATACCAATTCCGCAGACCTGAAGGAACGGGGGAACCGGGTGCTCTCCGCCGCGATGCGGAGTTACGTGGAGGCGGAGTACGGTAACCTTTACGAAACCCACCAGTGCCGCCCCCATGCGTACGGGCATACCTGGTCGCCGGGCTTCGAAATTCCATCGGGCATGCTACACGGCCACGCCGTGGGTTGTGGGATGGGATTCGGCGCCTACCTCAGCTACCTGCAGGGGTGGATCACCGCCGAGGAACGGGACCGGATCATGCGCTTGATCAGCAACTTCGAGCTTAGTCTCTGGCACCCCGTTCTGGAGGAAAGCGACCTGATCTTCGAAGCACAGGAGCGCGTGACGCAGAAACGCGGTGGCAACCTAGCCGCTCCGCTACCGAAAGGAGGCATTGGTACCTGTGGCTACCTCAATGAACTTACCCGGGAAGACCTCGCTTCCGCACTCGCCGATTACCAACAACTATGTGAATTGTTCCCCCGCCAGGGACTGGGTGTAGAAGCGCACTGCCACGAAGTTGGCCTGGAAAATCCTTCGGTAACCGGCCACTTCGAACCGATCAAAAAACCGGCTATTGCCACGGTTTCTTAA